A genomic stretch from Candidatus Neomarinimicrobiota bacterium includes:
- a CDS encoding bifunctional sulfate adenylyltransferase/adenylylsulfate kinase: MPFTPPTPHGGRLVDLLATPERAEQLRSASIKLPQLALNDRQLCDLEMMMNGGFSPLSGFMVRSDYESVLENMRLADGTLWPIAVTLDVSEEVAQGLEEGGQLILRDKEGFALATLTISDIWRPDRSLEAEQLFGSTDPRHPGANYLLEQSAPVYLGGTIEGILAPKHYDYLPLRHTPAQVRQRFAELGWERVVAFQTRNPMHRAHVELTLRAAHEAGANILIHPVVGLTSPGDVNHYTRVRCYEYVLSRYDPGTAMLSLLPLAMRMGGPREALWHAIIRKNYGCSHFIVGRDHAGPGKDGHGRPFYGPYDAQELVKAHQDELGVTMVPFKNMVYVASLSEYQPEDEVQAGAETEQISGTELRRRLDEGLELPAWFSYPEVVAELRRAQPKLSRRGLTIFFTGLSGAGKSTLARGVLVKLLEDGRRPVTLLDGDIVRTHLSSELGFSQEHRSLNVRRIGFVASEITKNRGVAICAPIAPYAADRQFNRELISGLGGYIEVYVSTPLEVCEQRDVKGLYAKARQGLIKHVTGVDDPYEVPTAAEIVVDSSFEAPEAIMERIVDQIRKSGYL, from the coding sequence ATGCCTTTCACGCCACCCACACCTCACGGCGGCCGCCTGGTCGATCTGCTGGCCACGCCGGAGCGTGCGGAGCAGCTGCGGTCTGCCAGCATCAAGCTGCCCCAACTTGCCCTGAACGACCGGCAGCTGTGCGATCTCGAGATGATGATGAACGGCGGTTTTTCGCCTTTGAGTGGCTTCATGGTCAGGAGCGATTATGAGTCGGTGTTGGAGAACATGCGCCTGGCAGATGGGACCCTGTGGCCCATAGCCGTCACGCTCGACGTATCCGAGGAAGTGGCGCAGGGACTGGAAGAGGGCGGGCAGCTCATCCTGCGGGACAAGGAGGGCTTTGCCCTGGCAACACTCACCATCTCCGACATCTGGCGGCCGGACCGCAGCCTGGAAGCGGAGCAGCTGTTCGGCAGCACCGATCCGCGGCACCCCGGCGCAAACTATCTGTTGGAGCAGTCAGCGCCGGTCTACCTCGGCGGGACCATTGAGGGCATTTTGGCGCCCAAGCACTACGACTACCTTCCGTTGCGTCATACCCCCGCCCAGGTGCGCCAGCGGTTTGCCGAACTGGGCTGGGAGCGGGTGGTAGCCTTTCAGACGCGCAACCCCATGCACCGGGCCCATGTGGAGCTCACCTTGCGGGCCGCCCATGAGGCTGGCGCCAACATCCTGATCCATCCCGTGGTGGGGCTGACCAGCCCGGGGGATGTGAACCACTATACCCGCGTCCGCTGCTACGAATACGTCCTCTCCCGCTACGATCCCGGCACGGCCATGTTGAGCCTGCTGCCCCTGGCCATGCGCATGGGCGGACCGCGAGAGGCGCTCTGGCACGCCATCATCCGCAAGAACTATGGCTGTAGCCACTTCATCGTCGGCCGGGACCACGCTGGGCCGGGCAAGGATGGCCACGGCCGGCCGTTTTACGGTCCCTACGATGCCCAGGAGCTGGTCAAGGCGCATCAGGATGAGCTGGGCGTGACCATGGTGCCCTTCAAGAATATGGTCTACGTGGCAAGCCTTTCGGAGTACCAGCCGGAAGACGAAGTGCAGGCGGGCGCCGAGACCGAGCAGATATCGGGGACCGAGCTGCGCCGCCGGCTGGATGAGGGGCTGGAGCTACCCGCGTGGTTTTCTTATCCAGAGGTGGTGGCCGAACTCCGTCGCGCGCAGCCGAAATTGTCCCGGCGGGGGCTCACCATCTTCTTCACCGGCCTGTCCGGGGCCGGCAAGTCCACCCTCGCACGTGGCGTACTGGTCAAACTGCTGGAGGACGGCCGGCGGCCGGTGACGCTCCTCGACGGGGATATCGTTCGGACGCACCTGTCCAGCGAGCTGGGCTTCTCACAGGAACATCGCTCGCTCAATGTGCGTCGCATCGGGTTCGTTGCCAGCGAAATAACCAAGAACCGCGGCGTCGCTATCTGTGCCCCCATCGCGCCTTATGCGGCGGACCGGCAGTTTAACCGCGAACTCATTTCGGGCCTCGGTGGCTATATCGAGGTCTACGTGAGCACCCCCCTGGAAGTCTGCGAGCAGCGGGACGTCAAAGGTCTCTACGCGAAGGCCCGGCAGGGGCTGATCAAACATGTGACGGGGGTGGACGATCCCTACGAGGTGCCCACCGCGGCGGAAATCGTGGTGGACTCCAGCTTTGAAGCACCGGAAGCGATCATGGAGCGGATCGTCGACCAGATCAGGAAGTCGGGTTACCTCTAG
- a CDS encoding TlpA family protein disulfide reductase: MSSKILAALVFGLTWAHAQLEVGQAAPKFYLPRLDGGSFYLSKVVGTKARPADRKPVVVSFFQTTCIPCQAEITEFEKLQVKYPSIDFFLVDISENDALVTEYVEEFDLKLTMLMDRYGVTGGKYGVVDENDITLLPNSYILAADGTVYHHHKGFKPGDEVAYDEKLGELAARQAKELAALESERVAEESAARAKAKAAAPPKLVVGKPAPTFFLPRLAGGSFYLSKVVGKKAKAKERKPVVVSFFQTTCIPCKAEITEFQKLQADFPGIKIYLVDLNEPDDLVTEYVERFDIELEMLMDRYGAVGKKYGVVEPSGLALLPNSFIIAPDGSLYYRHTGFKPGDETTYREKFVELSSP, from the coding sequence ATGAGTAGCAAAATTCTAGCAGCGCTGGTTTTCGGCCTGACATGGGCTCATGCCCAGCTGGAGGTGGGGCAGGCCGCCCCCAAATTTTATCTTCCCCGCCTGGATGGCGGCTCTTTTTACCTGAGCAAAGTGGTTGGCACCAAAGCCAGGCCCGCAGACCGGAAGCCGGTGGTGGTAAGTTTTTTCCAGACTACCTGCATACCGTGCCAGGCAGAAATCACTGAGTTTGAAAAACTGCAGGTAAAATATCCATCCATTGATTTTTTCCTGGTGGACATCAGCGAGAACGACGCGCTGGTGACTGAGTATGTGGAGGAATTTGATCTCAAGCTCACCATGCTGATGGATCGCTACGGCGTCACGGGGGGGAAATACGGTGTGGTGGATGAAAACGACATTACCCTGCTGCCCAACTCGTATATCCTGGCGGCGGATGGTACGGTTTACCACCACCACAAGGGCTTCAAGCCGGGTGATGAGGTGGCGTACGATGAGAAGCTGGGGGAGTTGGCAGCCCGCCAGGCGAAGGAGCTGGCAGCCCTGGAGTCAGAGCGTGTCGCAGAAGAATCGGCCGCGCGCGCGAAGGCCAAGGCGGCTGCTCCACCCAAATTGGTCGTCGGTAAACCGGCGCCTACCTTCTTTCTGCCACGTCTGGCGGGCGGCTCTTTCTACCTGAGTAAAGTGGTGGGGAAAAAGGCTAAGGCGAAGGAGCGTAAGCCGGTCGTGGTGAGCTTCTTTCAAACCACCTGTATACCGTGCAAGGCTGAGATCACCGAATTCCAGAAATTGCAGGCAGATTTCCCCGGCATCAAAATCTACCTGGTGGACCTGAATGAGCCTGATGACCTGGTTACGGAATACGTTGAGCGCTTCGATATTGAGCTCGAAATGCTGATGGACCGCTACGGTGCGGTGGGCAAAAAGTATGGCGTTGTGGAGCCCAGCGGGCTGGCGCTGTTGCCCAATTCGTTCATTATTGCCCCGGATGGCTCCCTATACTATCGCCACACCGGGTTCAAGCCCGGGGATGAGACCACCTACAGGGAAAAATTCGTCGAACTCAGCTCTCCCTAG